The segment ACCATTAATTTCTCAAGCTTGTCTGTTTTGGTTCCATCACTTTTCATAATGGTGCGGATTTTAAACAGTGAAACAAATCCAGCTAATAAGAAAGAGGTTCCtaataataaataaacaacTAATGGAGCCAATACAAATCCTCGCAGGGCATCCACATCGAAAATCCCAGTGAAACAAATACCACTCAGATTGTCACCATCTACCTGTCCCATGGCTAGAATGGCAATGGTTTTAATGGCTGGCACCGCCCATGCTGCAAGGTGGAAGTACTGGGAGTTAGCTTCAATGGCTTCATGACCCCATTTCATTCCTGCTGCCAGGAACCAAGTCAAGGTCAGAATGACCCACCAAATTGAAGAGGCCATACTGAAAAAGTACATCATCATGAATAGAATTGTACACCATTCCTTCTTTGTTCCTTGTGTAGTAATAAGCTCCACTTCTGGACTGTTTTTGAATCGGTTGCATGCTGCTGCCTCTTTGTCGAGAGAGAACCCAATGACATACGCGAGTGCAACCATGAAGTAACACCCGGACAAAAAGATGATAGGACGCTCAGGATAACGAAATCTGGTCATGTCCACAAAGAAAGTCAACACGGTGAACAGTGTTGAAGCTAGGCATATGCTCGACCACACACCTATCCACAATTTTGCAAAGTGTCGTTCATGTTCATTGAAATACATGTTTTCACATGGGGCACCACAATTTATGTACACTACAGAGCCCACTTTCAAACGGTAGTCAAATCCTGGCCCTATCCTGTACTGCGAGGGACAAGTTTGGTAAAAGTTGGTCGCTTCTGGATTTTCATCCCCACCATACCCTGGTCTCAATTTATTCTGATCATTATCGGGAACATACACGGGGAATTCTGGATTGCTACCACCATGATTCCCATTCCCAGTGtctggggggtggggggtagaCTCAACAGGATCTGTCCGGTTTTCTCCAACACACATACCACTCTCCGggaatttttcacattttaaactGTCCGGCCATTCAAATCCAAACTTATTCATTAACGATTCACATCCATTTCTGGCTTCGTTACACATGGCACGACAGGGTGGAATCGCCTCCTCCAGCACAGTACACACTGGTGCATACATTGTACACAAGAAGAACTTCAGTTTAGGGCTACACTGAACCTTCACAAGGGGAAAGAACTGGTGCACCTCTAATCCGGCGTCCTCTTGTTTCTGATGGTTTAAGAGATTCGGCATAATTGTCCAATTGTACGGCAAGTCCTTACATAAAGGAATCGAAATAAGTTGACATTTTTCATGTGGGTGAAACGCTTGCTGTCCGTTCCCAAACACGAATGCACACAAAATAAACGCGACCACAAAAATTGTTTTCGACGCTGCCATGTCTAAATTCGTGTAAATATCCGCTTGGTTAAACCACTGTCCAGGTAATCGATATTAAGACATGGTCCTACAAATCTGCTTCAATTTTTTGGGGGGTCCTTGTATGGGATCAATTGATCAATAGCCATGAACTTAAAACTACACTTTCCACAGATCCAGTCCGTCCATCTTCTTCTGTCTTTGTGCGGTGAATTGAAttacaattttcaaaagtttctaGATCAATGACCTGGAACACTCTGTACGAAACTGTTTGACTGGGGATCTAGAAACCTAACAAGCACTAATATTATTGGCTACAATAGCTGTTACATTTACACCCCCTTCTCCCCTCCATGAGTTGGTGTGGAAGGCGAGGTAATCaagaattattttaaaagacatcgaccaaaatattgataaaaagtttacatttttgtttttacatttaagGTAAAAAGATTGCCCCCAAGGTAatactgaaattttataaaagttgCCGCTCCGTTTATGTCGTGAAAAGGTGCTGGCACTAATCATTCTTCAGATTAAATCTTGTTTAACTTGTCAGGGACAATAAATACTCAATTAAAGTTCACTCAATTCCTCGTTAATGAATGTAATTGTTATTCAATATTAGAATTAACGGTTGTACAGTCTTGCCGGTGGGAATCACACAGGGACAAGGggaaatgtatattatataaaggCCAAAAACGCTGAAATAAATCGCTCTAGAAGATCTACATTAATAACGTTGAACAGATATGTATTTTTTAAGCctcagatatatttttttccaaatagacccatgtcccccccccccccccccaagtcaGACAGTTTAGAGTTGTGTAACCTATATGGATAGATAATCAATAAGTTTGAATTTTAGATCGTGTAGGCCCAAGCAAATTCGTGTTTTTATGATGTACTGTATATTTAGCTTACTCTTACCATGACTAGCCCCGAAATTAGTTAGACTTaacaaatttgattgattgattgaatattcaCCAAGTATTGACAGACTATCAAATCATACGGGCAATCAAATTTAGATACAATTTTATTCAACTGTTGTTTAATTGATTTACTGTCAAATATCCCAGTCAGTGGACTGACGGGCTCGTTACAGTTCTCCATGAGGTTGATGACGGTGATCCAAACAACTCTCGTGGAATCATGCACTACAATAAATACAATGGGTACAATAGTATTTTGAGGAAATACGATGGGTACACCCTTCAATACACCTATTCTCTGTTAATCGGCCCATTTCATTTTGtcaatttggaaaaaatataattctgAGATAAACCTGAAAATCAGGCTTTTTATTTAAGTTTAAACATTCAACAGTACATATCATAAATTGCTGGACTCGAAGTTAAGGTGTTACAATAAAATTCTTCCTTGAAAATATAGTATGAAACATATGTGTAATTTACGTGATCAAAAGAGTGGATGAAGTTCGTgatgaaaatgtatttgaattaaCAACTTTTGATACCAATTATAGCTTCCTAAAATAAGTTAAGCTATTAAGACGTATAAAACAGCAACATTGGCAAATTTCTACAAAGCATATACATTTTAGGAATGTCTAagttatgtatatatcattttgtgGGATTAATCACGGTTTCACAGTTTATCATTCTCGTGAACAACGTTTCGTATGTCATTACAATAAAAAAAGATGGATaagaaatagaaattataataatttgatCGTGTTTATGGAAGTTATTTCATCTTGATACTTAAACTGAAtgaaaatttgcataaaatAATATGATAACGTAAATTACACATTTCAGTCAAAAATAACATAATCTAGCTTTATTATGAAATTTCATTAAGTTCACCGAAAATCTTCATTCattctttacaattatttttatcaatggGCAAATCTGTAATAAAAAATTGTACATAGACAACGGGATACCACTAGAGTTTGCCTAAATTTTAAAGAACCACTATATTCTATTCCAAAAATCTTGAGAAAATACAATTAatctaaatattttcaaagcaaacaGAAAATATGATAGTTTTTAACActtgaaaacatatatattcgCAATATTTTTGGCAAACCGTCATTAAAACATAAGCTTTATGAGAAACCCCTTGTTTAACACTGATAACGTAAGTTACAAATCCGGAACGAGAAACATGAAAACGATGTCCTGGAACACTACATTCAGTCCTTCGAACGagtattttgaataatttcaatGCCTGCAGCATTCAATTTCAAACTACGTCCTATTCTACCGATTTTTTAAGGGTAGTTTATTTTACAGATGACATCATAGTGAGATATATCAAGTATGTTTGCGGGTTTTGGCCATTTATATGTACTGTGATATGTAGAGCGTCCACCACTCACTCTGAGAaaagataattcatattttccATCTCCTTGGTCGATAGATTTTATTTGATCTACATGCCACTTTTGTTCGTAGGAAACAATTATCCAATCTCCCTTTTCATATCGCAGCGGACTTCTATTCTCGTCGTATGCAGATTCAGTGGAAACAATGGTAGGACTTGTAATTTCTGCATTTGCTGAATTAGATTGCAATTCCTCGTCTTCCGTGGAATGCAATCTTGACGTTACCTCTTGTCTTTGTTTAAGAATGCTTCCATTGGTACCAATATGGTCTACACCATTTAAACAAACCTCGCAGTAGCAAGAGGTAACGGAAGTGCGGATTCTCCCCTTTTCCAGTGCAGAGACATGATGGACTTTCATCGTTCCTTTCAGAGCTATTAGGTTCTTATTCAGTTCTGCTAACTTTTGCCTAGCTGAATCCGCTTGGAAcgaagaaacaaaaaaaaagtgtAAGTTGCAGATTTATAGTGGCCTCCAACATTAACGTAGAAGTCATTGGCATCTTGGACAATGAATTTTTCTTGTTTAATACCCATGTCCGCTGCCCGCTTTGCTGTTCCGCCGACACCATCACATGGTCCCTTGCCATGACCCgtttcaaaataattcaacGGGGCTGGGACACCAAGCAAGTTAGTGTGGCCAGATATTATGTAAAAGGCCATTTTGTTGCGATACTGAGAGCTGGGGCTATCTGTCCAGTAATGAATGTAGGTGAGATTCGGAACGATCTCCTTCACCTTCTTTACAATATCTTTCAGAATAGCATACACAAGTCATATGTTATGGCCCAAATCGTCAGATACAACAACGTAGTTCTTATGTTGTAGGATGTCATCTTTCTcaagacatattaaaacaaaacaatgtatGTCAAAATCATTACAGAACATGGaagtattttatgtaatttacgTTATGATACCTGTAATTTACGTTATGTGAAATGTTAACACTCCAGTAAGAGAAATGAACAATTCAAATGTGAAATATTCTATAGCAAAGACATTCAATCTCTGGCCTTCACTTATGATGAGTCTATTTTTATTTCGTCTTTATATTACGTGAAAAATATGAGAGCAGGTGTTTATCATGTAATTTACGTTAGGGGGTTTGCGGCATTataattctttaattcatgCGTTCAGTACACTGTACTATCCCTATTCTTGATACAAAAGGCATACAGTTGAAGAACAGAACGCATATTGGGTGTTAAAATAGGATTAAGGCATAAAAATTGcgaaataaaaacaaaggtATGATGTTTTTTCCTTCACTTTTCAGAACATGTGCATTGCTTTTCCCATTTAAATTGTACATTCCCTTTAACTGATATACTTTAATTGGCTTATATGATTTATATGAACTTCTTTTTAATCAATACCAATCAATTTGACATATAATTACTTGCCGATCGCCTGAATGAAACACTGTAATGTTACTTGTCTAGATGGTAGTTTTCTGTTGACCTTGAATTCTGTACCAAGAAAATCTTTAGTGAATACCGGAAATAATCAACGCCGATAGTTTTACGGAAGGAAACCTGACCCGGCCATGCAGTTCCGAATATCGTAAACTAAGTTACTAACGTATGTTTGGGCATTTCTTTCAATGGACATATCGTAAATTACAAAACGTAAATTACATTTTGATAATCTTTTAACTTGAAAGCAAGATAATCATTCGAAGAAAACCTATTTAGTGTTTTAATTTTTCGCATATGGTGTCGTCTATAAGAGGATCAATGTTTTTTGTATTTATCTCACTGCATGTATTAATTATACGCCTAACGTAAATTACATTCTTAAAAAATCTCTACTAAACAGTTCTAAAGGGACATGATTCTGTTTAACGCATTGCTGATACACTTACACTCGTTCtatcaaatacaagtatattaaGTTATGTCTACAAAAACGAGGTTTTTGTATagacaaatgtatatattttcatagTTGAGGGCAATTGATGCTTCCATAACGTAAATTACTGATTTTTGGCGACATGTTCGAAACTCTGTTTAATCGCATCAAATAGAATTATTGATggaatttgaattcatttcatataTTTCTATCTTTTACGTTTCATTTGATAGGAAAACATGCTAGATACATGGCATAATTAATATCGAAATCAACATTTGAAGTGAATATGCTTGTCAGGCGACATCCAGATAGCGCCAATTTCCGTTTCTTCAGACGTCATGTTTAGTATTATTTTCAAAGACAATCTTCCCTTTCTTGGTTTCAGAGAGAAGATGGACATAta is part of the Ostrea edulis chromosome 2, xbOstEdul1.1, whole genome shotgun sequence genome and harbors:
- the LOC125680885 gene encoding frizzled-2-like, coding for MAASKTIFVVAFILCAFVFGNGQQAFHPHEKCQLISIPLCKDLPYNWTIMPNLLNHQKQEDAGLEVHQFFPLVKVQCSPKLKFFLCTMYAPVCTVLEEAIPPCRAMCNEARNGCESLMNKFGFEWPDSLKCEKFPESGMCVGENRTDPVESTPHPPDTGNGNHGGSNPEFPVYVPDNDQNKLRPGYGGDENPEATNFYQTCPSQYRIGPGFDYRLKVGSVVYINCGAPCENMYFNEHERHFAKLWIGVWSSICLASTLFTVLTFFVDMTRFRYPERPIIFLSGCYFMVALAYVIGFSLDKEAAACNRFKNSPEVELITTQGTKKEWCTILFMMMYFFSMASSIWWVILTLTWFLAAGMKWGHEAIEANSQYFHLAAWAVPAIKTIAILAMGQVDGDNLSGICFTGIFDVDALRGFVLAPLVVYLLLGTSFLLAGFVSLFKIRTIMKSDGTKTDKLEKLMVRIGVFSVLYTVPATIVIACYFYEQASRDTWMLHWFTKVCLASSTDAPREGIELLKSGDKPWPDFNVFMIKYLMTVIVGITSGVWIWTGKTLSSWKRFYAKIFGSSKRESNV